The Oscillatoria salina IIICB1 genome includes the window ATTTCTTTAATTTCTAGATACCTTTCATTTACTTCTTGAGAGTTATTTTTCTTAAGATTTTTGGTCGCTACTGACACATCAGGAATACCAACTAAAACACTTTCTTCGTCACTGCTAAAGTAGGTTCTTTTCTCAATTTTTACTCGATACTTTTCACTGAGACGGTCTACTAAATTATCCGCGATCGCCACAATTAAACGGTTATGTACGGCTGACCATAACTCGGAATTTTCAAGGTAGGGGTCTATACCTGGAAATGGTGACGGCATTGGCAAATATTACTCCTTTTTTAATCATTGTAACCCGAACTTTAGTGATTTCGATTGGAGCTATGATTAATAGTTAATTTGGCGGACGGTTGACTCGAATTAACTTATTTCTTAAAGTTTCTTCTCGCTCAATAGCCTCATCAATTCGCCTTGCAAACCTCTCAAAATTAAGGTCTTCAGAACAAACAATAATACCAGCATGATTTGGCTGTAAACTATGCAGCTTTACAAAGTCGTGACGGTTTCCTGTCAAAACTGCGCGATCGCAGTTCGTAGCAAACTCTAACACATCTTCATCAGGAATTCCTAAGTTAGCATTTCCCGCTTCTTGTGCAGTTAAAACATCATGACCAAAAGTGCGTAGAAACTCTACGACTGGCAAAGGAAAATTCTCATCTGCATAAAGCAATGCCAACTTTTAAACCGCCTCACTTTCTTGCATTACTGCCTCATTTTTTTCGATTGCGGCTTCAATTTCTTCTGGAAATGCCTCAGCATAAGCCCAAGCATTTACCAAATCAGCAGCAGAAAGCTGAGGAAAGCTTTCTAGTATTTTCGCATCAGAAGCACCAAGACGACAATAATTTATCAACGACCAAACGGGAATCCGAGTTTTAGCGATACAAGCATCACCTCCCACCACTCCGGGAGTCTTAGTAATTCCGCTTGAACCGTTGCTTAAACTTTCTGTCAGTATTTGGATAATTTCAGCTTTTTCTGAGGAAGATAAGTTAAGAATTTGACTTTTTAATTGTTGCAATTTCATATTGTTAGTATTAAGCAAGTTGACTAGCGGCAAATGAAGAAAATTTACGATGCACCTAAAACTATTTTTAATAATTTTAACATGGGTTTTAGTAGCTAGCAGGAGAGCCACAGTTAAGAATTAATTTTGCGGACGGTTGACTCGAATTAACTTATTTCTTAAAGTTTCTTCTCGCTCAATAGCCTCATTAATTCGCCTTGCCAAACTTGTCACATTTCGATCTACTGAACAAACGATGATACCCGCATGATTGGCTTCTAAGCGATGTAATCTTACAAAATCATGCCGATTCTGGGTCAATACTACTCGCTCATTATTCACAGCAAATTCTAATACTTCGGGGTCAGTAAATCCAGCATTTCCTGACTCTTGAACTGTAAGAATATTATGACCCATAGCACGTAATAATTTCACAACAGGTAAGGGAAATTGTTCATCCGCATAAATATTTGCCATTATTTATACTTCTGCTTGTTGTTGAAGTGCTTTTTCAATTTCTTCGGTAAATGCTTCAGCATAAGCCCAAGCATTCACCAAATCAATAGCATTAAGTTGTGGATAAAAATAAAGTAGTTCAGCATCAGTTGAACCCTGACGACGTAAACTTACAAGCATCCAAACGGGAATTCGAGTTTTAGCGATACAAGCATCACCTCCCACCACACCGGGAGTCTTAGTAATTCCGCTTGAACCGTTGCTTAAACTTTCTGTCAGGATTTGCATAATTTCAGCTTTTTCTGAGGAAGATAA containing:
- a CDS encoding DUF5615 family PIN-like protein — translated: MALLYADENFPLPVVEFLRTFGHDVLTAQEAGNANLGIPDEDVLEFATNCDRAVLTGNRHDFVKLHSLQPNHAGIIVCSEDLNFERFARRIDEAIEREETLRNKLIRVNRPPN
- a CDS encoding DUF433 domain-containing protein, giving the protein MKLQQLKSQILNLSSSEKAEIIQILTESLSNGSSGITKTPGVVGGDACIAKTRIPVWSLINYCRLGASDAKILESFPQLSAADLVNAWAYAEAFPEEIEAAIEKNEAVMQESEAV
- a CDS encoding DUF433 domain-containing protein, with product MKLQELKKQILSLSSSEKAEIMQILTESLSNGSSGITKTPGVVGGDACIAKTRIPVWMLVSLRRQGSTDAELLYFYPQLNAIDLVNAWAYAEAFTEEIEKALQQQAEV
- a CDS encoding DUF5615 family PIN-like protein — protein: MANIYADEQFPLPVVKLLRAMGHNILTVQESGNAGFTDPEVLEFAVNNERVVLTQNRHDFVRLHRLEANHAGIIVCSVDRNVTSLARRINEAIEREETLRNKLIRVNRPQN